A stretch of the Arachis stenosperma cultivar V10309 chromosome 6, arast.V10309.gnm1.PFL2, whole genome shotgun sequence genome encodes the following:
- the LOC130934913 gene encoding uncharacterized protein LOC130934913, producing MDKLKLYFDGASVDKILRTSVSLFGREDRFCWPFRLDGIYTIKTGYHVARNEKSLQNNNPSTSVDLKFLRQEIWNLREPETIEHAWLLCPWTRAAWFIAQIQCCHMALTVSSFEKWMMELLGKMRLNAGAIYDLVWEVWKARNLAIYQKINPNPIMVIHKAKLMELEFAKMIEEPVKHATTSVGATAAVFRDHNRTLLSGINSTIVVASPLAVEALAVRAALIMSQNFLMQKVIIESDNQILIQALKSHASVAEIQVVLDDIRHLTRGIPNCGFTWVPREANSLAHEVARLTHQGALHQNWVMHKPISIRNILRKDNLAVSMLGNNS from the exons ATGGATAAGTTAAAGTTGTATTTTGATGGAGCTTCAGTTGATAAAATCCTTAGAACCTCAGTAAGTCTTTTTGGTAGGGAGGATAGGTTTTGTTGGCCTTTCAGATTGGATGGCATTTACACCATCAAAACGGGATATCATGTTGCTCGGAATGAAAAGAGCCTACAGAACAATAATCCATCCACTAGTGTAGACTTAAAGTTCTTACGGCAGGAGATCTGGAATTTAAGA GAACCAGAGACCATTGAGCATGCATGGCTACTATGTCCCTGGACTAGAGCGGCTTGGTTTATAGCACAAATTCAATGCTGTCATATGGCCCTAACAGTTTCTtcttttgagaagtggatgatGGAACTTCTAGGAAAAATGAGGTTGAATGCAGGGGCTATTTATGATCTAGTTTGGGAGGTGTGGAAAGCGAGAAATCTAGCAATATATCAGAAGATCAATCCTAATCCTATAATGGTGATTCACAAGGCTAAACTAATGGAGCTAGAATTTGCGAAAATGATAGAAGAACCAGTAAAGCATGCAACTACT TCTGTGGGTGCTACGGCTGCAGTATTCAGAGATCATAATagaaccctcctctcaggaATTAACTCCACCATAGTTGTGGCCTCGCCATTGGCTGTGGAAGCATTAGCAGTTAGGGCAGCGTTAATTATGTCACAGAATTTTCTAATGCAAAAGGTTATCATAGAATCAGACAATCAGATTCTCATTCAAGCACTAAAGTCACATGCATCAGTGGCAGAAATTCAAGTTGTATTAGATGATATTCGACATTTAACAAGAGGCATTCCAAATTGTGGTTTTACCTGGGTGCCCAGAGAAGCAAACTCATTAGCGCATGAGGTGGCAAGACTCACACATCAGGGAGCTCTCCACCAAAATTGGGTCATGCATAAGCCAATTTCTATAAGGAACATCCTCCGCAAGGATAATTTGGCTGTCTCAATGTTGGGAAACAATTCTTGA
- the LOC130935127 gene encoding (S)-8-oxocitronellyl enol synthase ISY1-like — translation MSWWWERCTGGAAKNISNEIDESSQNLQNVALIIGVTGIVGNSLAEILSLQNTPGGPWKVYGVARRNRPAWNTNRPVHYIQCDISNPNDVALKLSPLTDVTHIFYVSWTSKSTEAQNIEVNGSMFRNVLNALIPNAPNLRHVSLQTGTKHYLGPFELFGKVKPNEPPFTEDLPRVNAPNFYYTQEDILFEMAQKKKGLTWFINRPQVIFGFSPYSLMNLIGTLCVYAAICKHEGVPLTFPGTKAAWECYSPASDANLIAEQHVWGAVDARARNEAFNISNGDVFRWKHLWKVLAEKFGIEEYGFVEGSSLRLSELMKDKGGVWDEIVKKNNLQATKLEDVGDWWFADIILGMEAVLDNMNKAKEHGFLGFRDSKKSFITWIERTKAYKIVP, via the exons atgagCTGGTGGTGGGAAAGATGTACTGGAGGTGCTGCCAAG AATATATCCAATGAAATAGACGAATCATCACAAAACTTGCAAAATGTGGCATTGATTATAGGCGTGACGGGCATTGTAGGCAATAGTCTAGCCGAAATTCTCTCTCTCCAAAACACACCAGGTGGTCCATGGAAGGTTTACGGCGTAGCGCGGCGTAATCGACCGGCATGGAACACCAACCGCCCTGTTCACTATATTCAATGCGACATCTCGAACCCAAACGACGTCGCGTTGAAGCTCTCACCGCTAACTGACGTCACACACATATTTTATGTCTCATGGACCAGCAAGTCCACTGAGGCCCAAAATATTGAAGTCAACGGGTCCATGTTCCGCAACGTCCTCAACGCTCTAATTCCAAACGCTCCCAATCTTCGCCACGTGTCTCTCCAAACAGGAACCAAACACTATCTAGGGCCCTTTGAGCTTTTCGGAAAGGTCAAGCCGAACGAGCCCCCTTTCACTGAGGACTTACCACGTGTCAATGCACCAAACTTTTACTACACCCAAGAGGACATATTGTTTGAAATGGCCCAAAAGAAAAAAGGCCTAACATGGTTTATAAATAGGCCACAAGTTATCTTTGGATTTTCACCGTATAGCCTGATGAATCTTATCGGAACCCTTTGTGTTTACGCGGCTATTTGTAAACACGAAGGCGTTCCGTTAACTTTCCCAGGAACCAAAGCTGCATGGGAGTGTTACTCACCGGCTTCAGATGCCAATTTGATTGCGGAGCAGCACGTGTGGGGTGCAGTGGACGCACGTGCGAGAAACGAAGCGTTTAACATTAGTAACGGTGACGTGTTTAGGTGGAAGCATTTGTGGAAGGTGTTGGCAGAGAAGTTTGGGATTGAGGAGTATGGGTTTGTTGAGGGTTCGAGTTTGAGGTTGTCGGAATTGATGAAAGACAAAGGTGGTGTTTGGGATGAGATTGTGAAGAAGAATAATTTGCAAGCTACTAAGCTTGAAGATGTTGGTGATTGGTGGTTTGCGGATATTATATTGGGAATGGAGGCTGTTTTGGATAACATGAACAAAGCCAAAGAACATGGTTTTTTGGGATTTAGGGACTCCAAGAAATCATTTATAACTTGGATAGAAAGGACCAAAGCTTACAAAATTGTACCATGA
- the LOC130935126 gene encoding uncharacterized protein LOC130935126, translating into MNNDDRELLNPEAVLSIPLKKTDPVELYLPLRNLIASKYSESDAQKVESVLETLNKCRSDMVERRGDLSLPMQRDCLLHYFRCLSMVEPLFTSISSDADPIIFVWYDAFNPEHQDGVSSQRNAIQLEMAAVVFNLGAICSQIAASCDRTTALGRHLAMEAFKVAANFFFKLWKVFAKDVVSATLDLTLLFAEFLHLLFSAQASELELREQLNNNDASDALQQHRCALSFRSVSKLYRRAYALIPTDSAARKHVRSFDQTWVTHLYQKKRFFEAEARQRQSSILPESELPGVYSSVKSCALDHDAECVTETLVRGICRLSRKHKQYRNRNVTLMHVDLISEYNPFKIMKDGKLVAYPWDMPPPYPTDWPILSSSSLADILGFPPLKKSEPLNFYESLHNYFVLKYSESVAKRVEGLLEMLHKLRIEMLRDDLSLPFRRDCLIRYFKCLCMIEPFFPMNASPNPPIFVWYNAINPQQDSSQHNIHLEKASVLFNLGALCTRIALSCDLTTAHGRHLAMDALNDASSWFSLLSTFESPNASGTIDLSERYIHMIRNHFPGLKSKFCFPPLSGYPASTNDPWSEVTQKFLLGYCNAHSLLQWVCEAPCLDLLSEVNPVKIKDGNLVANAATLEAPNLVLENTSL; encoded by the exons ATGAACAACGATGATCGGGAGTTGTTGAACCCGGAAGCGGTGCTGTCAATCCCACTGAAGAAGACTGATCCGGTGGAGCTGTACCTTCCGTTACGTAACTTGATAGCCTCAAAATACTCGGAGAGCGATGCACAAAAAGTTGAAAGCGTTCTGGAAACCCTAAACAAATGCCGCAGCGACATGGTGGAGCGTAGAGGGGACCTCTCCCTTCCCATGCAACGTGACTGCCTCCTCCACTACTTCAGATGCCTTTCCATGGTTGAGCCACTCTTCACCTCTATCTCCTCCGACGCCGACCCCATTATCTTTGTTTGGTACGACGCCTTCAACCCTGAGCATCAGGATGGGGTCTCCTCACAGCGCAACGCCATCCAATTGGAGATGGCCGCTGTTGTCTTCAACCTTGGAGCCATCTGCAGCCAGATTGCTGCCTCTTGCGACCGTACCACCGCCCTTGGCCGTCACCTTGCAATGGAAGCCTTCAAAGTTGCCGCCAATTTCTTCTTCAAACTCTGGAAGGTTTTTGCCAAAGACGTGGTCTCTGCCACCCTCGATTTGACTCTCCTCTTCGCGGAGTTTCTGCACCTCCTCTTCTCTGCTCAGGCTTCCGAGCTCGAATTACGGGAACAACTCAACAACAACGACGCCAGTGACGCTCTCCAACAACACCGATGTGCCCTATCGTTTAGATCG GTTTCTAAGCTTTATCGTAGAGCATATGCACTGATACCTACTGATTCGGCTGCACGGAAACATGTCCGCTCTTTTGACCAAACCTGGGTAACTCATCTTTACCAGAAGAAGAGATTCTTTGAGGCGGAGGCTCGTCAGAGGCAATCATCCATCCTACCCGAATCCGAGCTACCTGGAGTATACTCATCGGTCAAATCTTGTGCTCTTGATCATGATGCAGAATGTGTCACTGAGACATTAGTTAGAGGGATTTGCAGGCTCTCAAGGAAACACAAGCAATACCGAAACCGAAACGTAACACTAATGCACGTTGACCTCATCTCCGAGTACAATCCTTTCAAGATTATGAAGGATGGAAAGCTGGTGGCTTACCCATGGGACATGCCTCCTCCTTATCCAACAGATTGGCCAATCCTCTCATCTTCGTCCTTGGCGGATATTCTTGGATTCCCTCCTCTGAAGAAGAGTGAGCCCTTGAATTTCTATGAGTCCCTCCACAATTACTTTGTCCTCAAATACTCTGAGAGCGTGGCAAAGAGAGTAGAAGGCCTTCTCGAAATGCTACACAAATTGCGCATTGAGATGCTGCGTGATGACCTTTCTCTACCATTTCGCCGTGATTGCCTCATCCGTTATTTCAAATGCCTTTGCATGATTGAGCCTTTCTTCCCTATGAATGCCTCACCCAATCCACCTATCTTTGTTTGGTACAATGCCATCAACCCTCAACAGGACTCTTCTCAGCATAACATTCATTTGGAGAAGGCCTCTGTTCTCTTCAACCTGGGAGCCCTCTGCACCCGCATTGCTCTCTCCTGCGATCTCACCACCGCCCACGGCCGTCACCTTGCCATGGATGCCTTAAATGATGCTTCAAGTTGGTTCTCTCTACTGTCCACGTTTGAGTCTCCCAATGCATCTGGCACGATTGACTTGTCAGAACGCTACATCCATATGATAAGAAATCATTTTCCCGGCTTGAAATCGAAGTTTTGTTTTCCCCCATTATCTGGATATCCT GCTTCAACTAATGATCCGTGGAGTGAAGTCactcaaaaatttcttttaggGTATTGTAATGCTCACTCCCTGCTTCAATGGGTATGTGAAGCACCATGCTTAGATCTTCTCTCTGAGGTTAACCCTGTCAAGATTAAGGATGGAAATCTTGTGGCCAATGCCGCAACCTTAGAGGCACCAAATTTGGTATTAGAGAACACGAGCTTGTAG